The following coding sequences are from one Triticum dicoccoides isolate Atlit2015 ecotype Zavitan chromosome 4A, WEW_v2.0, whole genome shotgun sequence window:
- the LOC119286185 gene encoding suppressor of mec-8 and unc-52 protein homolog 2-like, with the protein MSSTQKKKSNYKEKMARRKEENKKEEPETPRYRDRAKERREDQNPDYEPTELGSFHAVAPPGADLRLEDAQKISIEKSKYLGGDLEHTHLVKGLDFALLNKVRSEIDKKPDAEDGKDAKARETKEDRAVSFRTAIAKSVYQWTVKQQQSMTKANDMFLPGRMAFIYNMEDGLNSDIPTTLHRSKADCPVPEEMVTVSVDGSVLDRIAKIMSYLRLGSSGKVLKKKKKERDTKGKNNLAGGVYNEAVRPAQSDGSVQKHQSEKDMPPPPPPPRKSNFSEKEKHSVPVARADDDDIFIGDGVDYTVPNKEMSQSPISEDMDESPRVHQNQSNLNEPVYGPIQPSEPAQAWQQPMDGYDAMQAQMAAAGYQGEWSGYQYAEQQLAYPEQYMQQGTVGYDVLVDPNISQDPRLMTQADKDKGLGSVFKRDDDRLKQLREKDAREKDPNFISDSYSECYPGYQGYNQEIAGSDDEDDLSKMDMGGRAKGRLHRWDFETEEEWAKYNDQKEAMPKAAFQFGVKMQDGRKTRKQNKDQKLSNDLNKINKILARKKGDKDGGEGHYDDDLPSGKKQRA; encoded by the exons ATGTCGTCGACGCAGAAGAAGAAGAGCAACTATAAGGAGAAGATGGCGCGGCGGAA AGAGGAGAACAAAAAAGAAGAACCAGAGACACCAAGGTACCGAGATCGTGCGAAGGAGCGTCGTGAAGATCAAAACCCTGACTATGAACCTACAGAGCTTGGTTCGTTTCATGCCGTGGCACCTCCTGGAGCAGATTTGAG GCTAGAAGATGCCCAAAAGATTTCAATTGAGAAAAGCAAATACCTTGGAG GCGATCTGGAGCATACTCATTTGGTCAAAGGGTTGGATTTTGCTCTACTAAACAAAGTACGGAGTGAAATTGACAAGAAGCCTGATGCAGAGGATGGGAAGGATGCCAAGGCGAG GGAAACAAAAGAAGACCGGGCAGTCTCATTCCGCACTGCAATTGCAAAG TCTGTCTACCAGTGGACTGTAAAGCAACAGCAAAGCATGACAAAGGCGAATGATATGTTTCTTCCTGGCCGGATGGCATTTATTTACAATATG GAGGATGGACTTAACAGTGATATTCCAACAACTCTTCACAGGAGCAAAGCTGATTGCCCTGTCCCAGAG GAAATGGTCACTGTCAGCGTGGATGGCTCTGTACTTGACAGGATTGCCAAAATCATGTCATACCTTAGACTTGGATCATCAGGGAAGgtcttgaagaagaagaaaaaggagagggATACAAAAG GGAAGAATAATTTGGCAGGTGGTGTCTACAATGAGGCAGTACGACCTGCCCAAAGTGATGGTTCTGTTCAGAAACACCAGTCTGAAAAGGATATgccaccgccacccccacccccacgaaAGAGTAACTTCAGTGAAAAGGAGAAACATTCTGTCCCTGTTGCTAGAGCAGATGACGATGACATATTCATTGGAGATGGAGTTGACTATACTGTTCCTAACAAGGAAATGAGCCAGAGCCCCATCTCCGAAGATATGGATGAATCCCCACGTGTCCATCAGAATCAGTCCAATTTGAATGAACCTGTGTATGGTCCTATTCAACCATCTGAACCTGCTCAAGCTTGGCAACAGCCAATG GATGGTTATGATGCTATGCAAGCCCAAATGGCAGCTGCTGGATACCAAGGCGAGTGGTCAGGCTATCAGTATGCTGAACAGCAGCTGGCTTATCCAGAACAGTACATGCAACAGGGTACTGTGGGATACGATGTATTAGTTGACCCAAATATATCTCAGGATCCAAGGTTGATGACTCAAGCAGACAAGGATAAGGGTCTAGGTTCTGTCTTCAAGCGTGATGATGACAGGCTTAAGCAGCTGAGGGAAAAAGATGCGCGGGAGAAAGACCCAAATTTTATTTCAGATAGTTACTCTGAGTGTTATCCTGGTTATCAGGGTTATAATCAAGAGATCGCAGGGAGTGACGATGAAGATGATTTGTCAAAGATGGATATGGGCGGGCGG GCGAAGGGCCGTCTTCACCGGTGGGACTTTGAGACGGAAGAAGAGTGGGCGAAATACAACGATCAGAAGGAAGCCATGCCAAAGGCGGCATTCCAGTTTGGTGTGAAGATGCAGGATGGCAGGAAGACCAGGAAGCAGAACAAGGATCAGAAGCTCAGCAACGACCTCAACAAGATCAACAAGATCCTGGCGAGGAAGAAGGGCGATAAAGATGGAGGTGAAGGGCATTATGACGACGATCTACCCAGCGGGAAGAAACAGCGAGCTTGA
- the LOC119286186 gene encoding structure-specific endonuclease subunit slx1-like, with amino-acid sequence MSLSATFRVAKIPRTTLPPKSCKATPSSVSASSAPASGDPPPKAAKKKKEAAPWCVYLISSSRAPRTYVGVTTDFPRRLRQHNGELKGGAKASSAGRPWNLACLVEGFTNRSEACEFESKWKNISKKMTRKRSEPGMNAVLQHREVALSRVKTFLDCNHLNIKWHSS; translated from the exons ATGAGCCTCTCCGCCACCTTCCGGGTCGCCAAAATTCCCCGCACCACCCTCCCTCCAAAGTCTTGCAAGGCCACCCCCTCCTCGGTAtcggcctcctccgcccccgcgTCCGGAGATCCACCGCCCAAGGCCGCCAAGAAGAAAAAGGAGGCGGCGCCGTGGTGCGTCTACCTCATCTCCTCCTCCCGGGCCCCTCGTACATACGTCGGCGTCACGACTGACTTCCCTCGGCG CTTGAGACAACATAATGGCGAGTTAAAAGGTGGTGCCAAAGCCTCTTCTGCTGGAAGGCCATGGAATCTCGCATGCCTTGTCGAAGGCTTCACGAACAGAAGTGAAG CATGCGAGTTTGAATCGAAATGGAAGAACATCTCCAAGAAGATGACACGGAAGAGGAGTGAGCCTGGCATGAATGCAGTATTGCAGCACCGGGAAGTGGCATTGAGCAGAGTAAAAACCTTTCTGGATTGCAACCACCTCAACATCAAATGGCACTCAAGCTGA
- the LOC119286187 gene encoding ubiquitin-like protein 5, whose amino-acid sequence MIEVVLNDRLGKKVRVKCNEDDTIGDLKKLVAAQTGTRAEKIRIQKWYTIYKDHITLGDYEIHDGMGLELYYN is encoded by the coding sequence ATGATCGAGGTGGTGCTCAACGACCGCCTGGGGAAGAAGGTGCGCGTCAAGTGCAACGAGGACGACACCATCGGCGACCTCAAGAAGCTCGTGGCGGCGCAGACCGGGACCAGGGCCGAGAAGATCCGCATCCAGAAGTGGTACACCATCTACAAGGACCACATCACCCTCGGCGACTACGAGATCCACGACGGCATGGGCCTCGAGCTCTACTACAACTAG